TGACGGGCCCTTGTCTTGCGCCCGCGCACCCATAGCCTGCTCCCATGACCGCAAAACCCCCACGCAACATCGGCGTCCTGCATCCCGGCGCCATGGGCGCCGCCGTCGCGCACGCACTGGCATCCAACAACCACGGCGTGGGCTGGTGCGCCAAGGGCCGAAGCAAGGCAACCACCCTGCGCGCCTCAGGCCTCCGCGAGTTCGGCTCGCTGCTCGACCTCTGCCTCTGGGCCGACACCATCATCAGCATCGTCCCGCCCCACGCCGCCATCGCCACCGCACGAGACGTCGCAGCCGTCGGCTTCCAGGGGCTTTACGTCGATGCAAACGCCATCAGCCCCGCCACCGCCGCCACCGTGAAGGCCACCGTCGAGCAATCCGGCGCAACCTACGTCGACGGCGGCATCATCGGACCACCACCGGCCAAGGGCCAGACCAGCCGGCTCTACCTGTCAGGCAAGAAGGCCGCCGACGTCGCCCCACTCTTCGAAGGCTCCTCCTTCGAAGCGCCCGTGCTGCCAGGTCCGGGAGACTTCACCGCAAGCGCCCTCAAGATGGTCTACGCAGCATGGACAAAAGGCAGCGCCGCCATGCTCATGGCCACCGCCCAGGCAGCCGAAGGCCTTGGCGTGCTCGAAGCCCTCCAATCCGAATGGGAGCACTCCGCCCCGGAAATCGCCAGGCGATACGAACGCACCAGCGACGCCGTCGGCCCCAAGGCCTGGCGTTACGTCGGAGAAATGCTCGAAATCGCCTCCACGCTCGAGGCCACCGGCCAGCCCGCCGGCTTCCATCACGCCGCCGCCAGGGTCTACGAGCGCATCGCCGAAACGCACCCGCGCGAGACCGACAACGCAAGCGCCTGACTCACGCCACCAGCGACGGATTCTCCTCGCACAGCGTCGTCGTGCCATCCTCCGAGAAGCTCACCGCGACGAATCCCGGCAATCCGAAACGCCCGAACCGGTGCGCGGTCACCCGATACAGCACGCGCTTCGTGTTCGGCGGCAGGCTTGCATCCCGAATGAACGGCATGCCCATGTCGCACAGATACTCCCACCGACCCTTCCCGATCCGGCGGTGCACCACGTAGTGAATCGGCAGCTTGCCCGAACGCTTCGCCGCTTCCTGGTCGTGCTCGTCACGCTCGGGAAAGCACACGAACCCGATCTGCAACTGACCGTTCTGCCACATCTGCACGCCAAACCGCCGCGGCGTCGGAACCGGCTCGCCGTCATCCTCCACCACAGGCTCGGGCCGCTCCCACTCGCCAAGCGGACACTCCAGCACCGTCTCCAACTCGGCCTCGAGCTTCCGCATGCCCTGCATCATCACCCGATACTGCGTGTGCGGGTCCAGCGTGGCCGGGTCGGCCTCCATCAAGTCCTCGCTCACCGGCTCGGGCCCCTCCGGCCCGCCATCCAGTTCCGCGATCATCGACTCGAGTTCGCACAGGATCTCGGCCAGGTCATACAGCTTCTCGGGGTCGTCTTCCATCCCCCCCAGCGCATCCTCCATGTCGTCCAGCTTCTCGACTAGCCAGTCCATGATCCGCACATACCCCGGCGTCGCCTCGGGCAACGAATCCAACGCCAGCCGAATCTCGCCCCGCTCGCCGTTAAGTCCAGGATTCTCGGTCGTTCCAGCCATGCCAAGCTCCGATAGTGCCGTTAATCCCAGCGGCTTCCACCGCCTGCACCACCTGTATCGGCAAGCCCCCCACCCAACTCCAATTCGATCTCAACCCTTTAGCACCCGATTCGGGCACGATTGAACGCCGCCCGAGGCTCCAACGAATTCCTCCTCCGCGACCTCCGCGCTCGAAAAACTCGCACCCACCACCACCGAAGCGCGCAACCTGCCGGCGCTCCACGAGAAACGGCTTGACGCCGCAAGCCGTTGCCATAACTTCAGATCATGCTCGACGAGAATCTCAATCCGATCCGCACGCCAATCCACGAACGAAATAAACAGCGCTCACGCCTCGACGCCCCAGCCGGTCCAGGCCTCGTACCGGGCCTGAAGGTCGGCTGCTACCTCCCCGGGACCCTGCTCACGCCCATACTCAATCGGGGGCATCACGCGAATCCGGGGCCGGCTGGTTCGCGCCAGGGCGCCCCACGCCGTCGGCGCCATCGCCGCGTCCTCGATCACGATCGGCAGCACGCGAGCCCCGCTCCGGCGGATCAACAAACCGACCCCGGCCTGGAACGGCCGCAAGGTCTGAGGCTTCCGCTCGATCCCACCCTCGGGGAACAACCCCAGCACCCCGCCGATCGAAAGGTGCCGCAGCGCCTCCCGCACCCCCGCCGGGTCGCTGTTGGCCCGATCCACGAAGATGATCCGGCCAAACCGCCACAGCCACTCCCCCGCCGGGTGCCGCATGTCGGCGGCCATCATCCACCTGGGCTCGAACGGCAGCACCGACTGGACCAGCAGCGGATCGACCCCCGACGCGTGGTTGGCCACCACGATCAAGGGGCCCACGCCCTCCAGCCCCCCGCCGGGGATGAACTCGGGGATATTCTCCCGCCCCTCCAGCCGCGGCGGATGCCGCAGCCGCACGTACCCGCGGATCACGTGGTACGCCAGGTTCCCCAGCACGTCATCGCCGCGCGGCCCGCCCAGCAGCCGGCCGGCCGCCATGGCCACGCCAAGCCACAACACGAGCGCCAGGATGAGCCAGAAAAGCCAGGGGGGCATGAGGGCAACAGGTTAGCACCCATTAGGTTCAGTTGCGAGCCAGAGCTACCGCTTCGGCGCCGAGATCGTCAGCCCGGTGCGCTTCTTCGGGCGCTTGGCCGGCCGCACCGCGCGCACCATCACCGCGATGGCCCCTGCCGCCGCCAGCGTCACCACCCAGAACTGCCAGTCACCCCACGGCACGGCTCAGCCCACCAATCAGCCTATCGCGCTCGCCACGCCGTACACGATCGCCGCGGCAACGTAGGCAACCCCCGTCATCCACCCCGCCTGGAGCGCGGCCCACTTCCACCCGCCGGCCTCCTTGGCCGTGACAACCAAGGTCGGCAGGCACTGGATCGCCAGCACGAAGAACACCAGCATCGCCCAACTGGTCGCCGGCGTAAACACTCGACTGCCATCATCGCGCTGCGCCGTGGCCAGCTGCTCGCGGATGCCCTCGTCCTCGGCGTCCTCGGTGCCGGCGATCTGAACCGCCATCGTGCTCACGAACACCTCGCGCGCAGCAAAGCTGGCCAGGATGCCGACGGTCAACTGCCGATCGGCGCCGATCGGCGCGAACACCGGCTGCACGGCGTCGCCGATGCGCCCCAGGAAGCTCACCTCGGCGGCGCGCTGCGCATCGTCGGGGTCGGCCGGTTTGGGATAGGCCGAGAGCCACCACAGGATCACCGAGATCGCCAGGATTACCGTGCCGGCCTTTCGCACGAACAGCCAGCCGCGCGCGGCGGCGGTCTTCGTCGCGCTAACCAAGCTCGGCCACTGGTACCGCGGCAATTCGAGCGCCATGGCCGGACTCTTGCCCCTCAGGATGGTCCGCCTCGCGAGGATGGCGGTGAACAGGCCGGCCAGCGCGCCCAGCACGTAGCAGCCCGTAAACGCCACGGCCTGCAGCATCGTGCTCTCGGGGAACAAAATCTGCGTCAGCAGCACGTACACGGGGATGCGAGCCGAGCAGCTCATGAAGGGGATGGCCAGGATGGTCGCCACGCGCTGGCGGAAGTCGGGAATCGCGCGCGCAGACATGATCGCCGGGATCGCGCACGCGTGCCCGCTCAAGAGCGGCACGAAGGCGTGGCCCGGCAGGCCAAATGGTTTGAGCAACCGGTCGATGACAAAGGCCGCCCGCGCGAGGTAGCCGGTCTGTTCCAGCAGCGCGATCAGGAAGAACAGCAGCACGATCTGCGGCAGGAACACCAGCGTGCCGCCGACACCCGCGATCACGCCGTCGGCCAGCAGGTCGCGGATCGCGCCGGCGGGCAACGTGCTGCTCACCACGCCCGCCAGCCAGCCGAAGCCAGCTTCGATCGCGTCCATTGGGATCGTCGCCAAACTGAAGATCGCCCAGAACAGGCCGGTCATGATGGCGGCGAAGGTGGCCACGCCCAGGATCGGATGGGTGAAAGCCAGGTCGAGCCGGTCGGTGACGGCGTCGTGTTTGCGCACATCGGCGGTGCAGGCCTTCGTGTAGACCACGTCGGCCCACGTGTCGATATCGCTGGGGCTGAGCGGGCCGGCGGCAACCCTTGCGCGCGCCAGTGCGGGCAGCACGTCGGCCACGCCCTTGCCGGTCTTGCCCGAGGCGATGACAACCGGGCAGCCGAGCGCCGCCTCGAACTTCTCGGCGTCGATCTTGATGCCCTGGCGCGCGGCGGCGTCGGTCATGGTGACGACGACGATGGTTGGTAAGCCGAGCGCGATGACCTCGCCGGCCAGGCGCAGGTTGCGCGGCACGTTGGTGGCGTCGACGACGATGGCGACGGCGTCGGGCTGGCCGTCTGGGAAGCCCTTGATGGACTGGTCGCCCGTCAGCACGCCCTTGGCGATGCGTGACTCGTTGGTGTTGAGTGTGAGGCCGTAGGCACCGGGCAGGTCGGCGAGCATGACGGGGCCGCCCGGTGTTTGCACCTGCGCCAGGTGGGCTTCTTGTGTTGTGCCGGGGAAGTTGGCGGTCTTCTGGCGGAGGCCGGCCAGGGCGTTGAAGAGTGTTGATTTGCCGACGTTGGGGTTGCCGACCAGTGCGGCGGTTTGCACCCTGGGGATGGTCACGCCGACGGGGTTGGTAGGGAGCGTGACCGGGGGCATGGCGACCTATCTAGAGAATCAGTGCGGCAGCACGTAGAGGCTGTCGGCCAGGTCGCGGCTCAGGGCGATGCGGCAGCCGCCGGCGTGGCCGTCGACGTGGACGATGCAGGGCTGGCCGGCCTTGCAGACGCGGAGCTGGCAGCTCGGGCGGAGGCCCATGGCGGTGAGGTGGGCGGCCGAATCGTCGGCGAATTCGGCGGCGTCCAAGCGGCCGGTCTGGCCTCGCGTGAGTTGGGTGAGGCGGACGCGGGCGGGGGCCTTGGCGGTGGTCTGGGTGGCTGTGTTCGTATGGCTCACGGGTGAGTCTAGCGGTATTGAGACTGGTTCGCAAGGAGAGATCGCCATGGGCGGGGGCGGATTTTGGGTATGATCTGCCGGCCGGGCCCGCCGAGGCCCCCCGCCGAGGCCCAAGGGTGGCCGGTACGGAAAACTGGAGAGAGAGCGATGCGAACCGGGACGCGGGGATGGTGTGCGCTGCTGGCATTGGTCGCGGCGCTGGCGGGTGGACGGGCGACCGGGCAGGACTGCGAGCCGGTGCTGCTGGGCACGCACGACCTTGGGCAGAACTATGCGAAGCTGCTGATCGACGGGGACGTGCTGTACCTGGCGTCGGTCGACCTGCACGTGGTGGCCTTCGACATCTCCGACCCGCTGGAGCCGGTCGAGATCGGGCGCGTCGCCTCGCGCTTTGGGGCCAATGACCTGGTGCTACACGGCGACCTGCTGCTGGTGGCCAGCGCGGGCACCGGCGGCGGCGTGACGATCTACGACGTCTCGGACCCGGCGGCCATGCGGCAGGTCTCGGACGTCTCGATGGTCGAGGGCGCGCCCATCAGCCCGATCGGCGTGGACGTGCACGAGGACCGGATGTACGTGGCGGGCATGCTCGACGGGTTGCTGGTGTTCGACATCGCCGACCCGAGCGACCCGGCGTATCTGGGCAGCTTCGAGTTCGTGTTCGAGGCCTACGACGTGCAGGTGGGCTCGTTCATGATCGGCCCGGACGAGCGCATTCTCGCGTTCATGGCGTATGAGTTCGGTGACTTTGGCGTGGTCGACATCACCGACCCGACGGCGGGCGTGATGGTGTCTCGCCAGGAGACGGGCATCCGCACGTTCCAGGTGTTGCTCGACGATGATCGCGTGTTCGTGCACGGCACGGGGTATGGGCTGAGCACGTTTACGCTGGACGATCCGAGGCGCCCCACGCGGCGCTCGCGCGTGGAGCCCCCCAGGCAGGCGCACCAGATGGCGCTGTCGCAGGACATCATGGTGGTTTCGGCCGACAGCGATGGGTTCACGATCGTGGACGTGGAGGACGCGGGGTGCACGCGGGCGATCTACGACACCGGCCGCGTGCCGGGCGGGCGTCGCGCTGGCATCGCCTCGCGGCGGACGAACGCCGGCGGGCACTTCATGTACGTGGTGGCGCGCGATGGCGCGGTCGAGGTGTGGGACATCGCCTCGTGCCGGCCGGGGCCGTGCGTGGCCGACTTCACCGGCGACTGCCAGACGACCGGCTCGGACTTCGTGGCCTTCGAGATCGCCTTCTCGCGCGGCGAGGCCCGGGCGGACCTGGACGGGGACGGTCGGCACACGGTGATGGACTATCTCGCGTTTATCAATGCGTACCTGGAAGGGTGCTGAGCGGCGGGCCGACCAGCGGGGCGAGACCGGGGCGGGCGGCTATTGGGAAGCGCCGGGCCCGCTGCGAGCGGCCGGCGGTGTGCCATGCGTTGCCGACGGCGTGCCATGAGCCACCGACGGCGTGCCGGGAGGCGTTGCGGGTGCGTCGGGAGAAACTCCGGACGCGGCGGGAGGAGCTCCGGGCGCGTCGGGAAGAATTCTCGGCGTGCCGGGAGGAGTTCTCGGCGCGGCGGGAACTCTTCTTGGGGGCGCCAGGGCGGTTTCTCTATCGGACCCCGCGCCGCGGGGGGTTATGGGCGGGGGTCACGAGCGGCGGCGCGTCGGTCGCGCGGGCGCGGGGGTTATGGGGGGTTGGGGGCGGGCGTGGTGGGGTGGCAAGACCAGGGCATGGCTCGCCAGAAGGACCATCACCCCGGCCCTCTCCCTGGGGGGGGACAGGGGATGACGGAGAAGGCCCTCCATCCCACGCCGCGCTGATCTAAAGAGCTTTCGACTTCATGTGCCGGGCGCGCTTGTGGGTGATCGCGCCGGCGAGCAGCGCGGCAAGGACGAGGACTCCGACAACTGTGAGTATGACGGCTGTGTCGATGGCCGCGTGCCTTGATGGTGCGCGGGCGACAAAGTCGTCTACTGACCGCCAGTTGCTCGTGCCGAGTAGGTGCTGGGCGTTGGCCTGGGAGACGCTCGTGACGCCGGGGGTTGGGACCACTGACAAGAGACTTGCAGTACTGGTGTCAATCGTTGCCACGTGTTCGACTGCCGCGGAGCCGTGCAGCGTGCGGGTCGTCAGGGTCGGCGCGTACTCGAGTTCTCCAAGGAAGAGCACACTGACCTGACTTGGGCTGCTCTCGGACACCGCGATCACGTCCGCGTATTGCCACTTTGCGAACACATAGCTGTTCGTGTGCGACAACCAGAACAGGTCTAGGTGCATGCCGGTGCTGACGTTCGGGCTGAGTTGGCGATCGTCGTAGTAGGTTTGCATATGCCGAAGACAACTCGAGTGGGACAAGGGATTGCCGGTATACATCGCCGAGAGAGTCCGGGTTCGGCGGGCAGACTGGTCGTAGGCGGTCGTACGATCGGATATGAGCGATCTGTTTGGGGCTGAGCGGGCGAAGCGGCGGCGGCGGGTGGAGCCGTCGGCGGCGAGGATGCGGCCTCGGTCCATTGATGAAGTCGTCGGGCAGCAGCATATTTTGGGACCGGGGAAGCTGCTGCGGCGGATGCTGGAGGCCGATGCGCTGACGAGCCTGATTTTGCATGGGCCGCCGGGGACCGGGAAGACGACGCTGGCTGGGCTGATCGCCGAGCACTCGGGGCGGCACTTCGAGGCGGCCAACGCGGCGTCGATCGGGGTGAAGCGGGTGCGGGAGGTGTCGGACATCGCGCGGGCGCGGCTGGAGGATGGCGGGCCGCGGACGGTGCTGTTTCTGGATGAGGTGCACCGGTTCAGCCGCAGCCAGCAGGACGTGCTGCTGGAGGACGTGGAGCGCGGGGTGCTGACGCTGATCGGGGCGACGACAGAGAACCCGCTGTTTGCGTGCAATGCGGCCTTGGTCAGCCGGAGCACGCTGTTCCGGCTGGAGCCGTTGACTGAGGACGAGATCGTCGAGGTGTTGCGGCGGGCGCTGAGCGATGACGAGCGTGGGTATGGGAAGGTCGACATCGAGGCGCACGAGGATGCGCTGCGGGTGTGGGCGGTGAAGTGTGATGGGGATGCGCGGCGGGCGTTGACGGCGCTGGAGGTTGCGGTTCTGAGCTCGGGGAAGGATGGCGAGCGCATCGTCATCGATCGGCAGGTGGCCGAAGATTCGATCCAGCAGAAGGCGGCGGTGTATGGGGACGACGAGCACTACGACTCGGCGTCGGCGATGATCAAGAGCATCCGGGGGAGCGATCCGGACGCGGCGTGCTACTGGATTGCGCGGATGCTCGAGGGCGGGGAGGACCCGCGGTTTATTGCTCGAAGGTTGGCGATTCTGGCGAGTGAAGATGTCGGGAACGCGGACCCGCGGGCGGTGATGGTCGCGGCGGCGGCGTGGGAGCTCGTGGAGCGGATCGGTCTGCCCGAGGCGCGGATCACGCTGGGGCATTGCGCGTGCTATCTGGCGCTGGCGCCCAAGAGCAACGCGGCGTACAAGGCGATCGATGCGGCGATCGCGGATGTCAAGGAAGGGCGGACGGTGCCGGTGCCGGTGTATCTGCGGGATCCGAATTCGTCGCCGCTTTCGGTTGGGGATGCTACTGGCGTGCGCACCAAGGAGGTGGGCGGGGAGAAGTATGAGTACAGCCACAACGCGGCTGGGGGGTTGACGGGGCAGGATTATCTGGGGGTTGCGAAGCGGTATTACGAACCGGGTGAGACTGGGGAAGAGGCGGCGATGGCGGCGCGGCTGGCGGAGATTCGGGCGATGCGGCGGAGGCGGAAGGCGGAGGGTTGATGCGGCGCGGGTTCACGCTCATCGAGGTGCTGGTGGTGATTGCGATCGTCGCGGTCTTGCTGGGGGTGTTGTTGCCGGTGCTTGCGGGGGCGCGGGATGCGGGGCGGGCGGCGGTGTGCTTGTCGAATTTGCGGCAGGCGCACCTGATCTGCCAGCAGTATGCGGACACGTATGGCGGGCGCGGGCCGGCGATCGGGCAGCCGTATGGGAGCGTGCCGAACTGGGCGTTGGTGGTCCAGACCGAGGCGAAGGGTGGCGCGGGGCGGGCTGGATCGAACCCCGGTGAGATCTATGAGGAAGAGAGCGTGCTGGTGTGCCCGGCGTGCCAGGCGCAGACGGGCGAGCGGATGACGCGGACGTACGCGATGAACGCGACGGGGCTGGCGGGGCTGCCGGGCGATGATGGGGATTACGACGCGCGGGCGACGTTCATCCGGTTTGATCTGGTGCGCTTGCCGGCGGAGGTGCCGTTGCTGGTGGATGCGGCGCCATTGCCGGCTGGGCCGGGGCAGCCGCCGGCGACGCGGACGGCGAGCGTGATCGACTTCCGGCAGGCGGATCACGTGGCGCAGCGGCTCGGGTATTGGCATGGCGGGAAGGCGGATGGGCGTTGCCATGCGGTGATGTTTGATGGGTCGGCTCGGGGGTTTGGAGCCGTTCCGGATGCGTGGCTGGAGGCGCTGCGGTAGCGGCAGCTGTACGGGACATCGAGTACGGGACGGCGGGCCTGTCCTCGGTCGGCGGGCGGAGTAGGGGAATCGCCGCGGGCGTGCGCTAGGCTGGACTTGCGAGCCGTGCGCGTGCGTGGCGGCTGTCGGGGGTGGGCTCGCGTTGGCGGTGACTGCGGACCGGGGCGGCGTGCCCCGATGGGGACGATCCGACGATGCCTGAGCAGCCTGGATCTGGTGGATCGACGCGGTCGGTCGGGGCGCGGCACGCCCGGGGCGGGGTTCGGCCGCTGGTGGCGGCTGCGATCGTGCTGGTCTGCCTGATTGCGATGGGGAGCATCGGCGGGCTGGTGTGGCTGCGCGCGGGGGCGGAGGGGCCGGGCGGTTCTCGGGGAGGTTCACGCGCGGCGGCGGTCGAGGTTGCGCCGGTGGAGGTAGGTCGGCTGGAGGGGCGTCGGACGTTCAGCGCCACGCTCGAGGCGCGGGCCCTGGTGACCATCGCGCCGAAGGTCTCCGGCACGGTGGTGAGCCTGCCGGTGGACCTGGGCGACGTGGTGGAGCGCGGGGGCGTGATCGCCAAGCTGGACGATGCGGAGTTCGTGCAGGCGGCGGCGCAGGCCGAAGCTGAAATGGAAGTGGCTCGGGCGCAGCTGACCGAAGCGGAGAGCGCCGCGGAGATTGCCGCCCGCGACCTGAAGCGGACCGAGGACCTACACGCCCGGGGGATTGCCAGCGATTCGCAGCTCGACCAGGCGCGCGCGGCGGAGCTTGCGGCGCGCAGCGCGGTGGCGGTGGCGGGCGCGCAAGTGGAACGGGCGCGGGCGGCGCGGCAGGCGGCGGAGATTCGCCTGGGGTACGCGACGATTCGCGCCGACTGGGCGGGCGGCGACGGCACGCGGGTGGTGGCGCGACGGTTTGCCGAGGAAGGCGACACGGTGGGCGCCAACACGCCGCTGCTGAGCGTGGTGGAGCTCGACCCGATCACGGCGGTGTTCTTCGCGACCCAGCGTGACTATGGGCGGCTGGCGGTTGGCCAGCGGGTGGGCGTGACGGCCGATGCGTTTTCGGGTGACACGTGGGAAGGCGAGATCGAGCGGATCGCGCCGGTGTTCGACGAAGCCTCGCGGCAGGCGCGGATCGAGGTGCGCGTGCCCAACGAGGGGCTGCGGCTGAAGCCGGGGATGTTCGTTCGGGTGGACGTGGTTCTGGAAGTTGCAAACGAGGCGACGATCGTGCCGCGGGTGGCGATCACCCAGCGGGACGGTCGCGACGTGGTGTTCGTGGTTGACGAGTCGTCGATGACGGTTTCGCAGGTGCCCGTGCGGCTGGGGGTGGTCGAGGGTGAGCGGGTCGAGTTGCTCGGCGAGCCTTCGGAAGCCCTGCGCGGCCAACGCGTCGTAACGCTTGGACAGCAGCTGGTGGGCGATGGCGCGGCGATCACGATTCCCGGTGATGCGGGCGGGACCGGGGTGGCGGCCGATGAGGGCGACGAGTCGCCGGTGGCGACGCCGGTGTCCGGGGGCGCGTCGTGAACCTGCCGAAGGCCGCGGTCGCCAGGCCGGTGTTTACGGTGATGGCGACGCTGATCGTCGTCGTGCTGGGCGCTGTGTCGCTGGTGCGGCTGCGGATCGATCTGCTGCCGGAGGTGGAGCGTCCGACGCTTTCGGTCTCGACCGACTACGAGGGGGCGAGCCCGGAGGTAATGGAGCGCCTGGTGACGCAGGTGGTCGAGGAGATCCTGGCCACGGTGCCGGGCGTGGAGGAGATGACCAGCGAGAGCAGCGAGGGCGAGAGCTCGGTTCGCGTGCGCTTTGGCTGGGGCACGGACATCGACACGATGGCCACGGAGGTTCGGGCGCGGCTGGAAGACGAACTGAACGAGTTGCCCGACGAGGTAGATCGACCGCAGATCCGCAAGTTCGACGTGAACAGCTTTCCGGTGGTGCTCTTGGGCATCGGCAGCGAGCTGGACCCCATCGAGCTGACGACGCTGGTGGAAGAGCAGGTGCGGTATCGGTTTGCGCGGATTCCGGGCGTGGCGCAGATCGACCCCTGGGGTGGCTACAACCGCGAGGTTCGGGTGGAACTGGACCCGGCGCGGCTGCGCGCGCTCGGTCTTCCCTTGAACGAAATTCTCGATGCGATCCGCGGGGCCAATCTGGACCTGCCGGCCGGGCGGATCGAGCGTGGGCAGTACGAGGTGACGCTTCGGGCGCCGGCGGAGTTTGCGAATGTCGAGGAGATCGGGGCGGTGGTGGTGGCGGTGCGCGATGGCGCGCCCGTGCGGCTGGATCAGATTGCCGACGTGAAGGACACGTACGAGCGGCTGACTCGGCACATTCGCGTGAACGGCGAGCTGGGGATGCGGCTTGCGGTGCGCAAGCAGGCCGACGCGAACACGGTGGAGGTGGCCAACGCCGTGCTGGCCGAGATCGAGCGGGTGAACGAAGACTTCCCGCAGATCACGGTGGTGCCGGTGATCAACCAGGGCAACTTCATCGAGCGGAGCATCCGCAACGTGGCGTTCAGCGTGCTGTATGGCGGGGCGTTGGCGGTGCTCGTGCTGCTGTTCTTCCTGCGGAACCTTCGGAGCACGCTGGTGATCTCGCTGGCGATTCCGATCTCGGTCGTCGCGACGTTTGCGTTGATGTACGGGGCGGGATTCACGATCAATCTGATGACGCTGGGCGGGCTGGCCCTGGGCATCGGCATGATGGTGGACAGCTCGATCGTGGTGCTGGAGAACATCTATCGTCGCAAGCAGGAACAGGGCGAGGCGCCCCGGAAGGCGGCGGTGCTGGGGTCGGTCGAGGTCGGGCCGGCCATCCTGGCCAGCACGATTACGACGCTGGTGATCTTCCTGCCGCTGATCTTCGTGGAGGGCGTGAGCGGCGTGCTCTTCAGCGAATTGGCGTACGTGATCGCGTTCTCGCTGGTGTGCTCGCTGGTGATTGCGTTGAGCGTCGTGCCCATGCTGGCGAGCAGGCTGCTCCAGACCAACGAGCAGGCGGCGCGAGACGATTGGCGTTCGCGGCTGAAGGCGAGGTCTGACCGGGCGTTCGGGGCAATCGACGGCGGCTACAAGACGGCGCTTGGATGGGTGCTGCACCACCGCGTGCTCGTGCTGCTTGGGGCGGCGGTTGTGTTTGCCGCGAGCGTGGCGTCGCTGCCGGTGCTGGGGCGAGAGTTCCTGCCGCCGAGCGACGAGGGCGAGGTGCGCGTCTCGGGAGAGATGGACGTCGGTACGCGGCTTGATCTGATCGATCGCCAGACGCGGCTGATGGAAGACATCGTGCTGGACGCGGTGCCCGAGAAGGTCGCGTGGGTGACGAGCGTGCAGACGGGCGACGATGATGGGAGCGAGGGCGAGATCCGGATGTCGCTGGTTCCCTCGACCGAGCGGGAGCGATCGAACACGGAGATCGCCGA
This portion of the Phycisphaerales bacterium genome encodes:
- a CDS encoding DUF1932 domain-containing protein, whose amino-acid sequence is MTAKPPRNIGVLHPGAMGAAVAHALASNNHGVGWCAKGRSKATTLRASGLREFGSLLDLCLWADTIISIVPPHAAIATARDVAAVGFQGLYVDANAISPATAATVKATVEQSGATYVDGGIIGPPPAKGQTSRLYLSGKKAADVAPLFEGSSFEAPVLPGPGDFTASALKMVYAAWTKGSAAMLMATAQAAEGLGVLEALQSEWEHSAPEIARRYERTSDAVGPKAWRYVGEMLEIASTLEATGQPAGFHHAAARVYERIAETHPRETDNASA
- a CDS encoding lysophospholipid acyltransferase family protein, translating into MPPWLFWLILALVLWLGVAMAAGRLLGGPRGDDVLGNLAYHVIRGYVRLRHPPRLEGRENIPEFIPGGGLEGVGPLIVVANHASGVDPLLVQSVLPFEPRWMMAADMRHPAGEWLWRFGRIIFVDRANSDPAGVREALRHLSIGGVLGLFPEGGIERKPQTLRPFQAGVGLLIRRSGARVLPIVIEDAAMAPTAWGALARTSRPRIRVMPPIEYGREQGPGEVAADLQARYEAWTGWGVEA
- a CDS encoding ferrous iron transporter B, whose product is MPPVTLPTNPVGVTIPRVQTAALVGNPNVGKSTLFNALAGLRQKTANFPGTTQEAHLAQVQTPGGPVMLADLPGAYGLTLNTNESRIAKGVLTGDQSIKGFPDGQPDAVAIVVDATNVPRNLRLAGEVIALGLPTIVVVTMTDAAARQGIKIDAEKFEAALGCPVVIASGKTGKGVADVLPALARARVAAGPLSPSDIDTWADVVYTKACTADVRKHDAVTDRLDLAFTHPILGVATFAAIMTGLFWAIFSLATIPMDAIEAGFGWLAGVVSSTLPAGAIRDLLADGVIAGVGGTLVFLPQIVLLFFLIALLEQTGYLARAAFVIDRLLKPFGLPGHAFVPLLSGHACAIPAIMSARAIPDFRQRVATILAIPFMSCSARIPVYVLLTQILFPESTMLQAVAFTGCYVLGALAGLFTAILARRTILRGKSPAMALELPRYQWPSLVSATKTAAARGWLFVRKAGTVILAISVILWWLSAYPKPADPDDAQRAAEVSFLGRIGDAVQPVFAPIGADRQLTVGILASFAAREVFVSTMAVQIAGTEDAEDEGIREQLATAQRDDGSRVFTPATSWAMLVFFVLAIQCLPTLVVTAKEAGGWKWAALQAGWMTGVAYVAAAIVYGVASAIG
- a CDS encoding FeoA family protein, yielding MSHTNTATQTTAKAPARVRLTQLTRGQTGRLDAAEFADDSAAHLTAMGLRPSCQLRVCKAGQPCIVHVDGHAGGCRIALSRDLADSLYVLPH
- a CDS encoding GC-type dockerin domain-anchored protein, which encodes MRTGTRGWCALLALVAALAGGRATGQDCEPVLLGTHDLGQNYAKLLIDGDVLYLASVDLHVVAFDISDPLEPVEIGRVASRFGANDLVLHGDLLLVASAGTGGGVTIYDVSDPAAMRQVSDVSMVEGAPISPIGVDVHEDRMYVAGMLDGLLVFDIADPSDPAYLGSFEFVFEAYDVQVGSFMIGPDERILAFMAYEFGDFGVVDITDPTAGVMVSRQETGIRTFQVLLDDDRVFVHGTGYGLSTFTLDDPRRPTRRSRVEPPRQAHQMALSQDIMVVSADSDGFTIVDVEDAGCTRAIYDTGRVPGGRRAGIASRRTNAGGHFMYVVARDGAVEVWDIASCRPGPCVADFTGDCQTTGSDFVAFEIAFSRGEARADLDGDGRHTVMDYLAFINAYLEGC
- a CDS encoding replication-associated recombination protein A — encoded protein: MSDLFGAERAKRRRRVEPSAARMRPRSIDEVVGQQHILGPGKLLRRMLEADALTSLILHGPPGTGKTTLAGLIAEHSGRHFEAANAASIGVKRVREVSDIARARLEDGGPRTVLFLDEVHRFSRSQQDVLLEDVERGVLTLIGATTENPLFACNAALVSRSTLFRLEPLTEDEIVEVLRRALSDDERGYGKVDIEAHEDALRVWAVKCDGDARRALTALEVAVLSSGKDGERIVIDRQVAEDSIQQKAAVYGDDEHYDSASAMIKSIRGSDPDAACYWIARMLEGGEDPRFIARRLAILASEDVGNADPRAVMVAAAAWELVERIGLPEARITLGHCACYLALAPKSNAAYKAIDAAIADVKEGRTVPVPVYLRDPNSSPLSVGDATGVRTKEVGGEKYEYSHNAAGGLTGQDYLGVAKRYYEPGETGEEAAMAARLAEIRAMRRRRKAEG
- a CDS encoding prepilin-type N-terminal cleavage/methylation domain-containing protein, giving the protein MRRGFTLIEVLVVIAIVAVLLGVLLPVLAGARDAGRAAVCLSNLRQAHLICQQYADTYGGRGPAIGQPYGSVPNWALVVQTEAKGGAGRAGSNPGEIYEEESVLVCPACQAQTGERMTRTYAMNATGLAGLPGDDGDYDARATFIRFDLVRLPAEVPLLVDAAPLPAGPGQPPATRTASVIDFRQADHVAQRLGYWHGGKADGRCHAVMFDGSARGFGAVPDAWLEALR